The Mytilus galloprovincialis chromosome 4, xbMytGall1.hap1.1, whole genome shotgun sequence genome contains a region encoding:
- the LOC143072782 gene encoding dynein axonemal assembly factor 4-like, with protein sequence MPLLIRDYTWEETEKMMFITVPLKGVRANKVDLLSSEEFIKVSFPPYLFECLLHAPVDDQTSTAQIGNGAVVFKLKKQEPGMWYQLSKDEIVDKQLIKQKKEEAIQKNQERAEQERKDKAEKKRASEKYTVNEMMKIEDEDRMRINNIKESERQKATEDLERWKEEQREMAQEEKQRILEEKMAEEARKREEERKQRKKKGKNIFEETAEGVPRREVGKIEVKFTKRIFPTAARESQTPQEEEWLQKQADARKALEVEDSDLTEEEKNPLFMRDKANEFFKAGNFQAAVNAYTTALRYSPKMPSLYSNRAACHLKLRNFFKTIEDCSKAIDLLHPPVPQNAASRLKALVRKGTAFCQLELYVEGLQDYECALKIEPNNEQLKADAEKIRQIIQSSTGS encoded by the exons ATGCCGTTGTTAATCAGAGATTACACGTGGGAAGAAACAGAGAAAATGATGTTTATCACCGTTCCCTTGAAAGGTGTCCGAGCCAACAAAGTTGATTTGTTGTCTTCAGAGGAATTTATCAAG gtTAGTTTCCCACCCTATTTATTTGAGTGTTTATTGCATGCACCAGTGGATGACCAAACCAGTACAGCTCAAATAGGAAATGGGGCTGTTGTGTTTAAACTGAAGAAACAAGAACCGGGAATGTGGTATCAGCTCTCTAAAGATGAAATTG TTGATAAACAACTTATAAAACAGAAGAAAGAAGAAGCTATTCAAAAGAATCAGGAGAGGGCAGAACAGGAAAGGAAAGATAAGGCAGAGAAAAAGAGGGCATCAGAAAAATATACAGTTAATGAAATGATGAAG aTTGAAGACGAAGATAGGATGagaataaacaatataaaagaaTCTGAGAGGCAGAAAGCCACAGAGGATTTAGAAAGATGGAAAGAAGAACAAAGAGAAATGGCTCAGGAG GAAAAACAAAGAATATTGGAGGAGAAAATGGCAGAGGAAGCAAGAAAGAGAGAAgaagaaagaaaacaaagaaaaaagaaag GAAAGAATATATTTGAAGAAACAGCTGAAGGTGTGCCAAGGAGGGAGGTTGGTAAAATTGAAGTGAAGTTCACAAAAAGGATATTTCCTACAGCTGCCAGGGAATCACAGACACCACAAGAAGAAGAG TGGTTGCAGAAACAAGCTGATGCTAGGAAGGCATTAGAGGTAGAGGATTCAGATTTAACAGAAGAAGAAAAGAATCCATTATTCATGAGAGATAAGGCAAA tgAGTTTTTCAAAGCTGGTAATTTCCAAGCAGCAGTGAATGCCTACACTACAGCACTCAGATATAGTCCAAAGATGCCATC attatATTCAAATAGAGCAGCATGTCATTTGAAATTAAGAAACTTTTTCAAGACCATAGAAGATTGTTCTAAG gCGATAGACCTGCTTCATCCACCAGTACCTCAGAATGCTGCGAGTAGATTAAAGGCATTGGTAAGAAAAGGAACAGCTTTCTGTCAACTGGAGTTGTATGTAGAAG GTTTACAGGATTATGAATGTGCTCTGAAAATTGAACCAAACAATGAACAATTAAAGGCTGATGCAGAGAAAATCAGACAGATTATACAGAGTAGTACAGGGAGCTGA
- the LOC143072781 gene encoding peptidylglycine alpha-hydroxylating monooxygenase-like gives MSGREVLVFIFLFIIQIIVTETNEVYGLTIRMPNVVPLKPDSLLCHAVKLDPRESYILKFEPLASKSVAHHMNLFGCDEPGSDLPSWTCGEENEEGHRLPICKHGPPRIIYAWALDGKPRSLPSGTGYRVGGTTGIKYLLINLHYKDKLSPGQTDNSGYYLEMTHDKQPLQVGHYILGTIGEIPPMTKEFHADSGCNYDSKETIYPIAYRTHSHNLGVVTSGYRYRDGTYTEIGRMSPQLPQTFYDVAEPNKNITTGDLLISRCTMSSQRKFPTNIGPTNKDEMCNFYIMYYTSRQEDIKDERMCFRDHNSFHLKDYITTLPPNISSIVGLPKFERTDPYAV, from the exons ATGTCCGGTAGAGAAGTTTTGGTATTTATATTTCTGTTTATCATTCAGATTATTGTAACTGAAACAAATGAAGTGTATGGTCTTACTATTCGGATGCCAAATGTAGTTCCACTGAAG CCCGATAGCTTACTCTGCCATGCAGTTAAACTAGATCCAAGAGAGTCATACATAT tgaAATTTGAACCTTTAGCTTCAAAGTCTGTGGCACATCATATGAACTTATTTGGATGTGATGAACCTGGATCTGATCTCCCGTCATG GACTTGTGGCGAAGAAAATGAAGAGGGTCATCGCCTTCCTATATGTAAACACGGACCTCCACGTATCATATACGCATGGGCACTAGATGGAAAACCTAGGTCCCTACCTTCGG gtACTGGTTATAGAGTTGGCGGAACAACTGGTATTAAGTATTTACTAATAAATCTACATTACAAAGACAAGTTGAGTC CTGGTCAAACAGATAACTCGGGTTACTATTTGGAGATGACACACGATAA GCAACCTCTCCAGGTTGGACATTACATTCTTGGGACAATTGGTGAAATTCCACCTATGACCAAAG AGTTCCATGCTGACAGTGGATGTAACTATGACTCCAAAGAAACTATCTACCCTATTGCCTATAGAACACATTCACATAATCTTG gAGTGGTGACATCAGGATATAGATATAGAGATGGAACCTACACAGAGATAGGAAGAATGTCTCCTCAGCTTCCTCAA ACTTTTTATGATGTAGCAGAaccaaacaaaaatattacaacTGGAGATTTGTTG ATATCTCGCTGTACTATGAGCAGTCAAAgaaaatttccaacaaatatCGG ACCAACAAACAAAGATGAGATGTGTAATTTCTACATTATGTATTATACATCCAGACAAGAGGATATAAAAGATGAAAGAATGTGCTTCAGGGATCACAATAGTTTCCATCTCAAAGACTATATAACAACTTTACCACCGAATATCAGCTCAATAGTTGGACTGCCAAAGTTTGAAAGGACTGACCCATACGCTGTATaa